One window of Cohnella hashimotonis genomic DNA carries:
- a CDS encoding amidohydrolase family protein, with product MRYLDSHVHFWQLARGDYRWLKPDNAALYRDYVPDDLFAAASGCDMEGFIAIQAAATTAETEYLLALADRHERIAGVVGYLNPLADSFAEDYGRLRRHPRFAGIRIDRAIVEPCRQEPAPARLLANLAQLERDGLAVDLLIGPADMPVVAGWLTRLPRLKAAINHIGSPDVRRGELEPWAARMGELASFPRVYCKWSGMITAAGGADAEALAPYIQRTAELFGPSRVLFGSDWPVALTAGTYRDVVQLFERLLPQAWSESERDAARGANARRFYTEAGDRSL from the coding sequence GCCGGACAATGCCGCGCTCTACCGGGATTATGTGCCGGACGATCTGTTCGCCGCAGCGTCGGGGTGCGACATGGAAGGCTTCATCGCCATACAAGCCGCGGCGACGACGGCGGAGACGGAATATTTGCTGGCGCTGGCCGACCGGCACGAACGGATCGCCGGCGTCGTCGGTTACCTGAACCCGCTGGCGGATTCGTTTGCAGAGGACTACGGCAGGCTCCGCCGCCATCCGCGATTCGCGGGCATCCGCATCGACCGCGCCATCGTCGAACCTTGCCGCCAGGAGCCCGCCCCGGCGCGCCTGCTGGCGAATCTGGCCCAGCTGGAGCGGGACGGCCTTGCCGTCGATCTGCTGATCGGACCGGCGGATATGCCGGTCGTGGCCGGATGGCTGACGCGACTCCCCCGGCTGAAGGCGGCCATCAACCATATCGGTTCGCCGGACGTCCGCCGGGGCGAGCTTGAGCCGTGGGCAGCGCGGATGGGCGAGCTGGCGTCGTTCCCCCGCGTCTATTGCAAATGGTCGGGGATGATCACCGCGGCGGGGGGCGCAGATGCCGAGGCGCTCGCGCCTTATATTCAGCGCACGGCGGAGCTGTTCGGTCCAAGCCGCGTCCTGTTCGGCAGCGATTGGCCGGTCGCCTTGACGGCGGGAACGTACCGGGACGTCGTGCAGCTGTTCGAGCGGCTGCTGCCGCAGGCGTGGAGCGAATCGGAGCGGGATGCTGCGAGAGGGGCGAACGCCCGGCGATTTTATACGGAAGCGGGAGATCGGTCGTTATGA
- a CDS encoding FGGY family carbohydrate kinase produces the protein MKSLLLDIGSTSIKWAVYDREKRLKSEAASVPFPMPVENRPPIHEVSVEDIVRPVMDALQRYAATVDRLYISTQMHGYLLGDGSGGLLTPYISWQDRRSTLSANGRSCLAQLPVRLPPASGSCVKPNSPLCGLFAMKLLEPELFSRARRFYTLGSYIAYRLTGANATHITDAAASGMYNKEDGSPQFNPYPELELPEATMKVLPIGAWGPVAVYSPVGDHQASVLGSGLQDEREYLLNLGTAAQLCVIAEAHAAGEFESRPYFAGRTLCTVSGLPGGREMAVRSGTAGLADEMVSDYEAALIKLPARARLLVTGGAARHHEALVAAVCDRLGVPYRLRPDRDALDGLIELSDLTG, from the coding sequence ATGAAAAGCTTGCTCCTCGATATCGGAAGCACCTCGATCAAGTGGGCGGTCTACGACCGGGAGAAGCGGCTGAAGTCCGAGGCCGCTTCGGTGCCGTTTCCGATGCCCGTCGAGAATCGTCCGCCTATACACGAGGTGAGCGTCGAGGATATCGTCCGGCCTGTCATGGACGCGTTGCAGCGTTATGCCGCCACGGTGGACCGCCTTTACATCTCCACGCAAATGCACGGATATTTGCTCGGCGACGGCAGCGGCGGCTTGCTGACGCCGTATATCTCCTGGCAGGACCGGCGCAGCACGCTGTCCGCGAACGGGCGCAGCTGCCTGGCGCAGCTCCCCGTTCGACTGCCGCCGGCGTCGGGCAGCTGCGTCAAGCCGAACTCGCCGCTCTGCGGCTTGTTTGCGATGAAGCTGCTGGAGCCCGAACTGTTTTCGCGGGCGAGGCGCTTTTACACGCTGGGGTCCTATATTGCCTATAGGCTGACCGGCGCGAATGCGACGCATATTACGGACGCGGCAGCTTCGGGCATGTACAACAAAGAAGACGGATCGCCGCAATTTAACCCGTATCCGGAGCTGGAACTGCCAGAGGCGACGATGAAGGTGCTGCCGATCGGCGCTTGGGGGCCTGTGGCGGTGTACAGCCCGGTCGGCGACCACCAGGCTTCGGTACTTGGAAGCGGGCTGCAGGACGAGCGCGAGTACCTGCTCAACCTGGGGACGGCGGCCCAGCTGTGCGTCATCGCGGAAGCGCATGCGGCAGGCGAGTTCGAGAGCCGGCCGTACTTCGCGGGCCGGACGCTGTGCACCGTGTCCGGCTTGCCCGGCGGCCGGGAGATGGCGGTTCGCTCCGGCACGGCCGGGCTTGCGGACGAGATGGTTAGCGATTATGAAGCCGCGTTGATCAAGCTGCCTGCCAGGGCGCGGCTCCTCGTGACCGGCGGAGCGGCCAGGCATCACGAGGCGCTGGTGGCCGCGGTCTGCGACCGGCTGGGCGTTCCCTATCGGCTGCGTCCGGATCGCGATGCGCTGGACGGGCTGATCGAACTGAGCGATCTCACAGGTTGA
- a CDS encoding HpcH/HpaI aldolase family protein: MNVSMDVSMNVSMNGLVRANEEGENDLKPNETYTGTMLSEIPFPNMAVLFKSGGLDFFIVDTEHGGFDHAALSGLIMTARLAGITVLVRLADHARSEITRLMDMGADGLLLPMTGGKEDIAAVVRHAKYAPVGRRGISTTRGHTLYAPTGIREYMRQANERTLVFAQIESQAGLDAIDEIVGLDGVDGVIVGPNDLACDLDCLGEAAPILDAIAAVAAAVRRLGKAGGIITSEPVFLRHAKANGMGIYCIGSELHMLKLACRGIIQQVEELQR; the protein is encoded by the coding sequence ATGAACGTATCTATGGACGTATCGATGAACGTATCCATGAACGGACTAGTTCGAGCAAATGAAGAAGGTGAAAACGATTTGAAACCCAACGAGACGTATACGGGCACGATGCTCAGCGAAATTCCGTTTCCCAATATGGCCGTGCTGTTCAAGAGCGGCGGCCTGGACTTTTTTATCGTTGATACGGAGCACGGCGGCTTCGACCACGCCGCGTTGTCGGGACTCATCATGACCGCCCGGCTTGCCGGCATCACCGTGCTGGTGCGGCTGGCGGATCATGCGCGCAGTGAGATCACCCGGCTCATGGACATGGGCGCCGACGGCCTGCTGCTGCCGATGACCGGCGGCAAGGAAGACATCGCCGCCGTCGTCCGGCATGCGAAGTACGCGCCGGTCGGGCGGCGCGGCATCTCCACGACCCGCGGCCATACCTTGTACGCGCCGACGGGCATCCGCGAGTATATGCGCCAAGCCAATGAACGCACGCTGGTATTCGCGCAGATCGAATCGCAGGCAGGCCTGGACGCGATCGATGAGATCGTCGGCCTGGACGGCGTTGACGGCGTCATCGTGGGACCGAACGATTTGGCATGCGATCTCGATTGCCTCGGGGAGGCGGCGCCGATCCTGGACGCGATCGCCGCCGTTGCCGCAGCGGTGCGCCGTCTCGGCAAGGCCGGCGGCATCATCACCTCGGAGCCGGTCTTTCTGCGGCATGCCAAAGCGAACGGCATGGGCATTTACTGCATTGGCAGTGAGCTTCATATGCTGAAGCTGGCATGCCGAGGCATTATCCAACAAGTAGAGGAGCTGCAACGATGA
- a CDS encoding AraC family transcriptional regulator — translation MDSTDYGMLVYTPSQLARSTFLYVQHIGRWKYDDDYVITREGFESYLFQYTFSGRGYLKHEDREYELLADSVILIDCRKFHEYGTLSNEQWDVGWVHFDGNGSASYMQAIHDKYGPVIRLPVPHRFIQHQQSLIEIIRGNGVNLEAEAALHIFQLLMEVFTAGTTSPSGNGILVRQSDGLEKALQYLQIRYAEPISVDDLAREANMSKSHFTRAFKLWTGCSPIEYLIRQRITMSKSLLLRERTKSIERIAELVGFESASHYIVTFKKYENRTPLQYRKMWL, via the coding sequence ATGGATTCAACAGATTATGGAATGCTTGTCTACACACCAAGTCAGTTGGCTAGGTCTACGTTTTTGTATGTGCAGCATATCGGAAGATGGAAGTATGACGACGATTACGTCATTACGCGGGAAGGGTTTGAAAGTTATTTATTTCAATACACCTTTAGCGGTCGCGGCTATCTTAAGCACGAAGACAGGGAATATGAGTTACTGGCTGATTCCGTCATTCTTATCGATTGCCGGAAATTTCATGAGTACGGGACGCTTTCGAATGAGCAATGGGACGTAGGCTGGGTACATTTCGATGGAAACGGAAGTGCCTCTTATATGCAAGCTATACACGATAAATACGGACCCGTCATTCGGCTTCCGGTTCCACACAGGTTCATTCAGCACCAGCAAAGTCTTATCGAGATAATTAGAGGCAACGGAGTTAACCTTGAAGCAGAAGCCGCACTTCATATCTTTCAGTTACTAATGGAGGTTTTCACAGCAGGTACAACCTCCCCTTCCGGCAATGGTATTCTGGTGCGTCAAAGCGATGGCCTCGAGAAAGCACTTCAATACCTGCAAATTCGTTATGCCGAACCTATTTCCGTAGACGACTTGGCCCGAGAAGCAAACATGAGCAAATCCCACTTTACGAGAGCCTTCAAACTTTGGACCGGGTGCTCTCCCATTGAATATTTAATCAGGCAGCGTATTACAATGAGCAAATCACTCTTGCTCAGAGAACGAACAAAATCAATAGAGAGAATTGCCGAGCTCGTTGGCTTTGAGAGCGCTAGCCATTATATTGTGACTTTTAAGAAATACGAAAATCGCACGCCGCTGCAATATCGAAAAATGTGGTTATGA
- a CDS encoding sialidase family protein — protein sequence MNRIRLVHRDHLSCEPILRRCPNGELICVGQVGDITEPAPGNRVVVFHSKDNGETWSEPFSIYPEDGQAVYATELMLLDGVFYAFLTLHNGHFVNWQCTTMQSRDNGYTWEDIGIHPALPNFSFARGMIRLSNGDIVIPYQHYPISPEENDRLAQSGLKIWEARISHVENGVLISKDNGRTYTRHEGPRTPIKGKGQPKWNWPEPTLAELSDGTLVMLLRVNESGCLWRSESRDGGAGWSAAERTDIPNPSNKPKLIAMPGGRIALIHTPNGRHGMLERTPLAVWISDDDMRTWGYKRIVSDFPGGLCYADGICEEGGRHIRFTIEHSRFNILFVDHEVELETAAEAKVEV from the coding sequence ATGAACCGAATTCGTCTCGTCCACCGCGACCATCTGAGCTGCGAGCCGATCCTTCGGCGTTGTCCGAACGGCGAGCTGATCTGCGTCGGCCAGGTCGGCGACATCACGGAGCCGGCGCCCGGCAATCGGGTCGTCGTTTTTCATAGCAAAGATAACGGAGAGACCTGGTCGGAGCCGTTCTCGATTTATCCGGAAGACGGTCAGGCGGTTTACGCCACGGAGCTGATGCTGCTGGACGGCGTGTTTTACGCTTTTTTGACGCTGCACAACGGTCATTTCGTCAACTGGCAGTGCACGACGATGCAAAGCCGCGACAACGGCTATACGTGGGAGGACATCGGCATCCATCCCGCCCTGCCGAATTTTTCGTTCGCGCGCGGAATGATTCGGCTGAGCAACGGCGACATTGTCATTCCGTATCAGCACTACCCGATCTCCCCCGAGGAAAATGACCGCCTGGCGCAGAGCGGCCTCAAGATATGGGAAGCGCGCATCTCGCATGTGGAAAACGGCGTGCTGATCAGCAAGGACAACGGCCGGACCTACACAAGGCATGAAGGGCCGCGGACGCCGATCAAGGGGAAGGGGCAGCCCAAGTGGAACTGGCCTGAACCGACGCTTGCTGAATTGTCCGACGGCACGCTCGTCATGCTGCTGCGCGTCAACGAATCCGGCTGCCTGTGGCGAAGCGAGTCGCGGGACGGCGGGGCCGGCTGGAGCGCGGCCGAGCGCACCGACATTCCCAATCCGTCCAACAAGCCGAAGCTGATCGCCATGCCGGGCGGCCGAATCGCGCTCATCCATACGCCGAACGGCAGGCACGGCATGCTGGAGCGTACTCCGCTGGCGGTCTGGATCTCGGACGACGACATGCGGACCTGGGGCTACAAGCGGATCGTCAGCGATTTTCCCGGTGGCCTCTGCTATGCGGACGGCATCTGCGAGGAGGGGGGCAGGCATATCCGATTCACGATCGAGCACAGCCGCTTCAACATCCTGTTCGTCGATCACGAGGTAGAGTTAGAGACGGCGGCCGAGGCCAAGGTAGAGGTTTAA
- a CDS encoding alpha/beta hydrolase translates to MSDGDRPIETVIYKETDGARLKLLVCKPDGWHEADGRSAVVWIHGGGWHSGAPEQFERHCRMMADRGAVSFSVAYRLLPSPGKPDTACRASSLEDCMADCRSAISFIRTNASRFGIRPDRIAVVGDSAGGHLAASLAVDLVDGHDSEQAGAAANREVSVRADLIVNCNGIVDLTGKWKQMIPAGSPVVGCEDDGLRAWMERHERAKAWSPLYRVSAGQPPMLILHGLADDVVAPEDAVRFYDAYRSVGNDAELALYPGWRHAFILFDYTAAEVEVLRAMGRIEAFLERHGYMQD, encoded by the coding sequence ATGAGCGATGGCGATCGGCCGATCGAGACCGTCATCTATAAAGAAACGGATGGCGCGCGTCTTAAGCTGCTGGTTTGCAAGCCGGACGGCTGGCACGAAGCGGACGGCCGCTCCGCGGTCGTATGGATTCACGGCGGCGGGTGGCATAGCGGCGCACCGGAGCAATTCGAGCGGCACTGCCGGATGATGGCGGACCGGGGCGCGGTATCCTTCAGCGTGGCGTACAGGCTGCTGCCGAGCCCGGGTAAGCCGGATACGGCATGCCGGGCGTCCTCGCTCGAAGATTGCATGGCGGACTGCCGTTCGGCGATCAGCTTCATCCGGACGAACGCCAGCCGGTTCGGCATTCGCCCGGATCGGATCGCCGTCGTCGGCGATTCGGCCGGCGGTCATCTTGCGGCCAGCCTTGCGGTCGACCTCGTCGATGGCCACGATTCTGAGCAGGCAGGCGCGGCCGCCAATCGCGAAGTTTCCGTCAGGGCCGATCTCATCGTCAATTGCAACGGCATCGTCGATTTGACGGGGAAATGGAAGCAGATGATTCCGGCGGGATCGCCTGTCGTCGGATGCGAGGACGACGGGTTGCGCGCCTGGATGGAGAGACATGAGCGAGCCAAGGCATGGTCGCCGCTCTATCGCGTGTCGGCCGGACAACCGCCGATGCTGATCCTGCACGGCCTGGCCGACGACGTCGTTGCGCCCGAGGATGCCGTTCGCTTTTATGATGCCTATCGATCGGTCGGCAACGACGCGGAGCTGGCGCTTTACCCTGGCTGGCGACATGCATTTATACTATTCGACTATACGGCCGCCGAAGTCGAGGTGCTGCGTGCAATGGGCCGGATCGAAGCGTTTCTGGAACGGCACGGATATATGCAGGACTGA
- the spoIIP gene encoding stage II sporulation protein P, with protein MRYAIGSAVISACLLLGTTGPSIAQAASSQSKSGAAVKTADVKASKTYAQSTVDRLNVRTSPKLTASVIQMIGKSGSYEVLDKQGEWLKIQLSEKQTGWVSAEYIKQTTKGSTSGAIAAVVKTSTEPSVVKITDVTNLRKGPSTEDEIVGKAQPGETYPILSKEGDWYRISRGAKGTAYVAAWVVSTNSTSTVKAASSASGRQVYIYHTHNRESWKNVATQTKGSSIDDPKVNITLVGDRLGTALQKRGISAFTAEDDITERLAEKNLSFSQSYTESRKIVQTAMKSNASLGYFFDIHRDGDVPRKQTTVTIGGKTYARVLFVIGMGNADYKANKQFAEALSERLEKKYPGLSRGVLMKDKAHGDGEYNQSLSPNSMLLEFGGANNTLQEALNTADAFGDIFAAYVGASKLSI; from the coding sequence TTGCGTTATGCGATCGGAAGCGCGGTAATCAGCGCATGTCTGTTGCTCGGTACGACCGGACCGTCTATTGCACAGGCGGCTTCCTCCCAGTCGAAGAGCGGCGCCGCGGTGAAAACGGCTGACGTGAAGGCGAGCAAAACGTATGCACAAAGCACGGTCGACCGTCTGAACGTAAGGACGTCGCCGAAGCTGACTGCGTCGGTCATCCAGATGATCGGCAAAAGCGGCAGCTACGAGGTGTTGGACAAGCAGGGCGAGTGGCTGAAAATTCAGCTGTCGGAGAAGCAGACGGGATGGGTATCCGCTGAATATATCAAGCAGACGACCAAAGGTTCGACAAGTGGCGCTATCGCGGCGGTCGTCAAGACGAGTACCGAGCCATCGGTCGTGAAGATTACGGATGTCACCAACCTGCGCAAGGGGCCAAGCACCGAGGACGAAATCGTCGGCAAGGCCCAACCTGGCGAGACTTACCCCATTCTGAGCAAGGAGGGGGACTGGTACCGCATCTCGCGCGGCGCGAAGGGGACGGCTTATGTAGCCGCATGGGTCGTATCGACGAATAGTACGAGTACGGTCAAGGCGGCATCGTCGGCGAGCGGACGCCAGGTTTATATTTATCACACGCACAACCGGGAGTCCTGGAAAAACGTGGCCACACAGACCAAAGGCTCTTCGATCGACGACCCGAAGGTCAACATCACGCTGGTAGGCGATAGGCTCGGAACCGCGCTGCAGAAGAGAGGCATCTCGGCCTTCACGGCTGAAGACGATATTACGGAGCGGCTTGCGGAAAAGAACCTGAGCTTTTCGCAATCGTATACCGAATCCCGCAAGATCGTGCAGACGGCGATGAAGTCGAATGCGTCGCTCGGTTATTTCTTCGATATCCACCGGGACGGCGATGTGCCTCGCAAGCAGACGACGGTAACGATTGGCGGCAAGACGTATGCCCGGGTACTGTTCGTTATCGGAATGGGCAATGCGGATTACAAAGCCAACAAGCAGTTTGCGGAAGCGCTGAGCGAACGGCTGGAGAAGAAATATCCAGGCTTGTCGCGTGGGGTCCTGATGAAGGACAAGGCGCACGGAGACGGCGAATACAACCAATCGCTGTCGCCCAACAGCATGCTGCTCGAATTCGGCGGCGCCAACAATACGCTGCAGGAAGCGTTGAATACGGCCGACGCGTTCGGGGATATATTTGCCGCTTATGTCGGGGCGTCGAAGCTGTCGATATAA